In Aspergillus flavus chromosome 3, complete sequence, one genomic interval encodes:
- a CDS encoding fungal-specific transcription factor, protein MPVVRNNPSGRNKKKSVACHRCHSHKVKCSGEQPCARCSQAGCGDECQYTVRDRKLKVNESYIDQLLSENSRLKEQIRTSSTPNPSPASTADIAVPPQESYHSLQNPLFGERAWFYPYDSTAPPIYMGDAACTAFATRLRQFLTEDPNTAHVARTQYTPESSLLEGEAHWPSLAQARLLVKIAFNQLSRVYHLFLRKSTLEQLESLYRLPNLRDDPALTCKFFSLFALGEVYSSRSISSPTSRVPGTRYYVRAMGIIPILPERPGMIHIESLLLLSLYSYFLNRRHSAYTLIGSAMRLGLILGLNHNIPARQCTDPTEREHRVRLWWAIYIFDRMYTSKIGLPLQIRDDDIYVDLPTAVNSPDAEEQFSDTAYLVSSIRLARIIGQIVEKIYTRKPHQESFLQREQQLLLALQDWVQSLPAHIKLPAVETPQKHVVSLHLQFNQCVILATRPILLHALFQQRAHRENHEDTPQPVITLSEACIHAARHSHTLITEEWVNGSLPMYGYFYAQYLFSSAIILVMSGLLPSIGTTADLEFLETAIEILRRMKYHGNLAAAEFYENLKRVKQCLPAGSGSISIPHDGRGYTPEKSRLSVGGAANVDQILDPNSIATVPVAGLTTEMAFLEPTMQDFLGRTNNEMDLINPGVFSIDESTGIDAWPTTFWTS, encoded by the exons ATGCCTGTTGTAAGAAATAATCCTTCCGGGCGcaacaagaagaaatctGTCGC CTGCCACCGATGTCACTCTCACAAGGTCAAGTGCTCCGGCGAACAGCCTTGCGCTAGATGTAGTCAGGCCGGATGTGGAGACGAGTGTCAATATACCGTACGTGATCGTAAGCTCAAGGTTAATGAAAG TTATATCGACCAACTTCTCTCAGAAAACTCTCGGCTGAAAGAGCAGATTCGTACTTCATCCACACCCAACCCTTCTCCGGCTAGTACTGCAGACATCGCGGTACCACCTCAAGAATCCTATCATTCACTCCAAAATCCTCTATTCGGAGAGCGGGCTTGGTTCTACCCATATGACTCGACCGCTCCTCCAATCTATATGGGGGATGCTGCCTGTACCGCATTTGCAACGCGGTTACGGCAGTTTCTCACAGAGGATCCGAACACAGCCCATGTTGCACGGACTCAATATACACCAGAGTCATCCTTGCTGGAAGGTGAAGCTCACTGGCCTAGTCTTGCCCAAGCCCGCTTACTAGTCAAAATTGCTTTCAATCAACTTAGTCGTGTCTATCATTTGTTTTTGCGCAAGTCCACTCTCGAGCAGCTGGAAAGTCTATATCGCCTCCCGAATTTGCGAGATGACCCGGCCTTAACATGCAagttcttctctctttttgccttgGGCGAGGTCTACTCTTCTCGGTCGATTTCGTCGCCGACTAGCCGGGTGCCAGGGACAAGGTACTACGTACGTGCCATGGGAATCATCCCAATTCTACCAGAAAGACCAGGGATGATTCACATTGAGAGCTTGTTATTATTG TCATTATACTCATACTTCCTGAATAGACGACATTCCGCTTACACGCTAATTGGAAGCGCCATGCGTCTGGGATTAATCTTAGGACTAAACCATAATATTCCTGCTCGTCAATGCACCGATCCAACCGAGCGCGAACATCGTGTGCGCCTCTGGTGGGCTATCTATATCTTTGACCGCATGTATACATCAAAAATCGGTCTCCCTCTCCAGATTCGCGACGACGATATTTATGTTGACCTCCCAACGGCGGTTAATAGTCCCGATGCGGAAGAGCAATTCTCAGACACCGCATATCTGGTATCCAGCATCCGTTTAGCCCGCATCATCGGACAGATCGTAGAGAAGATCTATACCCGCAAGCCACACCAGGAGTCATTTCTCCAACGAGAGCAACAATTGCTGCTCGCATTGCAGGACTGGGTTCAGTCCCTACCAGCACATATCAAATTACCAGCTGTGGAGACTCCCCAGAAGCACGTCGTGTCTCTCCACCTGCAATTCAACCAG TGTGTCATACTAGCTACCCGTCCAATTCTCCTCCACGCCTTATTCCAACAACGCGCGCACCGCGAAAACCACGAAGACACCCCACAGCCAGTCATCACATTAAGCGAGGCATGCATCCACGCAGCTCGGCATTCCCACACCCTTATAACCGAGGAGTGGGTAAACGGCTCACTACCAATGTACGGGTACTTCTATGCACAGtacctcttctcctccgctATCATCCTGGTAATGTCAGGCCTTCTCCCCTCGATCGGCACAACTGCCGATCTAGAATTCCTGGAGACAGCCATAGAGATCCTGCGCCGAATGAAATACCACGGTAATCTTGCTGCGGCAGAGTTTTACGAAAACCTGAAGCGAGTAAAGCAGTGCTTACCAGCCGGCTCTGGGAGTATCAGTATCCCCCATGATGGTCGGGGTTATACCCCTGAGAAATCCCGTCTTTCGGTCGGGGGTGCTGCAAATGTGGACCAGATATTGGATCCTAATAGTATTGCCACGGTTCCTGTTGCGGGTCTCACGACTGAAATGGCGTTTCTGGAACCTACAATGCAGGATTTCCTGGGTAGGACGAATAACGAGATGGATCTGATAAACCCGGGTGTATTCTCGATTGATGAGTCTACTGGCATAGATGCCTGGCCTACTACGTTCTGGACATCATGA